In Archocentrus centrarchus isolate MPI-CPG fArcCen1 chromosome 16, fArcCen1, whole genome shotgun sequence, a single window of DNA contains:
- the pip5k1ab gene encoding phosphatidylinositol 4-phosphate 5-kinase type-1 alpha: MATAGTDMGSTAPTGTSSIRKMAPAEMPGSSGMSMKKTIGHRGVETTTGETTYKKTTSSALKGAIQLGIAHTVGSLSQKAERDVLMQDFVVVESIFFPSEGSNLTPAHHYSDFRFKTYAPIAFRYFRELFGIRPDDYLYSLCNEPLIELSNPGASGSLFYVSSDDEFIIKTVQHKEAEFLQKLLPGYFMNINQNKRTLLPKFYGLYCVQAGGKNIRIVVMNNLLPRIIPMHLKYDLKGSTYKRRASPKEREKAVPIYKDLDFIQDMPDGLLLEADNYNALCKTIQRDCLLLQSFKIMDYSLLMGIHNMDQASREKERSGGGSFDNTGSEGAVTPDQRRPQAQKSLYCTAMESIQGEARGKGALDSEDHMGGIPARNSKGERLLIYIGIIDILQSYRFIKKLEHSWKALVHDGDTVSVHRPGFYADRFQQFMCNTVFKKIPLKPSPSKKSRGGGQGGLRRAPTLGAPTPLSHTTGQSAVDSRLVYHSHFKSTESEADSGVQSGRPDLVPRTPPLVDNPADCEANLSTSSQGSTGVASTSPPLRSVGVEVHKSANTECDHGASHSLGAEGALDNSGNLSGNEDVVSLSDIVPETNICF; this comes from the exons ATGGCGACTGCTGGAACAGACATGGGATCAACAGCCCCGACAG ggaCCAGCAGCATTCGAAAAATGGCCCCTGCAGAG ATGCCCGGCTCTTCAGGCATGAGTATGAAGAAGACCATTGGACACCGGGGCGTTGAGACTACCACAGGAGAAACCACTTACAAAAAG ACTACGTCATCTGCCCTAAAGGGGGCAATCCAATTGGGCATCGCTCACACAGTTGGCAGCTTAAGCCAAAAGGCGGAGAGGGATGTTCTCATGCAGGACTTTGTGGTTGTTGAAAGCATCTTCTTTCCAAG TGAAGGCAGTAACCTGACCCCTGCTCATCACTACAGTGACTTCCGCTTTAAGACCTACGCTCCTATCGCCTTTCGCTACTTCAGGGAACTGTTTGGCATTCGGCCAGATGACTACTTG TATTCTCTGTGCAACGAGCCACTGATCGAGTTATCGAACCCTGGAGCCAGCGGATCCCTCTTCTATGTCTCCAGTGATGATGAGTTTATCATCAAGACTGTCCAACACAAAGAGGCAGAATTTCTCCAGAAACTGCTGCCTGGATACTTCATG AATATAAACCAAAACAAGCGCACCCTTCTTCCCAAGTTTTATGGATTGTATTGCGTACAGGCAGGGGGTAAGAATATCCGTATTGTTGTGATGAACAATCTTCTGCCGCGAATCATCCCCATGCACCTCAAATATGACCTGAAAGGCTCCACGTATAAGAGACGAGCTTCCCctaaggagagagaaaaggctgtcCCCATTTACAAAGACTTGGACTTCATCCAGGACATGCCTGATGGCCTGCTGCTGGAAGCGGACAATTACAATGCTCTGTGCAAGACTATACAGAGGGACTGCCTG CTCCTGCAGAGTTTCAAGATCATGGATTACAGTCTGTTGATGGGCATCCACAATATGGACCAGGCCAGTCGAGAGAAGGAACGTAGTGGAGGCGGTTCGTTTGACAATACGGGGTCCGAAGGCGCAGTGACCCCAGATCAGCGCCGACCACAAGCACAGAAAAGTCTGTATTGTACAGCCATGGAGTCCATCCAGGGAGAGGCTCGAGGGAAGGGAGCTCTGGATTCAGAAGATCA CATGGGTGGTATTCCTGCTCGCAACAGCAAAGGAGAGAGGTTGCTTATTTACATTGGCATCATTGATATTCTCCAATCCTACAG ATTTATTAAGAAGTTGGAGCACTCCTGGAAGGCTTTGGTCCATGATGGG gatacagtttcagttcACAGACCTGGTTTCTATGCAGACCGCTTCCAGCAATTCATGTGCAACACAGTGTTCAAGAAAATTCCAT TAAAACCATCCCCATCCAAGAAGAGCCGTGGTGGAGGTCAGGGAGGGCTTAGGAGGGCACCCACTCTGGGAGCACCCACACCACTCTCCCACACGACAGGGCAGTCAGCTGTGGACTCCAGATTAGTTTACCACTCCCATTTTAAAAGTACAGAGTCAGAGGCTGACAGTG GTGTGCAGTCAGGCAGACCCGATCTGGTTCCTAGAACTCCTCCGCTGGTAGACAACCCTGCTGACTGTGAGGCCAACCTGTCCACCTCATCACAAGGCAGCACAGGAGTCGcctccacctctcctcccctgcG ATCCGTAGGCGTGGAAGTGCACAAATCAGCAAACACGGAGTGTGATCACGGTGCTTCCCACAG TTTGGGGGCAGAAGGGGCTTTAGATAATTCAGGCAACCTGTCTGGAAATGAAGATGTAGTTTCTCTGTCAGACATCGTCCCCGAGACCAACATCTGTTTT taa
- the LOC115793922 gene encoding 26S proteasome non-ATPase regulatory subunit 4-like, with protein MVLESTMVCVDNSEYMRNGDFLPTRLQAQQDAVNIVCHSKTRSNPENNVGLISMANNCEVLTTLTPDTGRILSKLHAVQPCGNISFCTGIRVAHLALKHRQGKNHKMRIIAFVGSPVCDNEKELVKMAKRLKKEKVNVDVINFGEEATNTEKLTAFINTLNGKEGAGSHLVTVPPGPSLADALLSSPILAGEGGAMLGLGASDFEFGVDPSADPELALALRVSMEEQRQRQEDEARRAAVASAAEAGIASPATDESEDALLKMSVSHTDSATPALPDFSRMTEDEQIAYALQMSMQGAGADFGAEDMDTGADMDSSEAKDEEDYDVMQDPEFLQSVLENLPGVDPNNEAIRNAMGSLASQTGSKPEKDKKDEEKKK; from the exons ATGGTGCTTGAAAGTACTATGGTCTG TGTGGACAACAGCGAGTACATGAGGAATGGCGACTTTCTGCCCACTCGGCTGCAGGCTCAGCAGGATGCTGTTAACATCGTTTGTCACTCAAAGACCCGCAGCAACCCTGAAAACAACGTGGGCCTCATCTCCATGGCAAA caactgtgaggTGCTGACCACACTGACTCCAGATACGGGGAGGATACTGTCTAAGCTGCATGCTGTGCAGCCTTGTGGAAATATTAGCTTCTGCACCGGTATCAGGGTGGCACAT tTGGCGCTGAAGCACAGACAGGGCAAAAACCACAAGATGCGTATAATTGCGTTTGTTGGCAGCCCAGTGTGTGACAATGAAAAAGAA ttggtcaaaATGGCAAAGCgtctgaagaaagaaaaagtcaatGTAGATGTCATTAACTTTGGAGAGGag GCGACGAACACAGAGAAGCTGACAGCCTTCATCAACACGCTGAATGGCAAAGAGGGAGCAGGTTCCCATCTGGTGACAGTACCTCCGGGCCCCAGTCTTGCTGACGCCCTGTTGTCCTCACCCATCCTGGCTGGAGAGGGAGGTGCCATGTTGGGTCTGGGTGCCAGTGACTTTGAGTTTGGAGTAGATCCCAGTGCAGACCCAGAGCTGGCTTTG GCTCTCCGCGTGTCCATGGAGGAGCAGAGACAACGACAGGAGGATGAAGCTCGCAGAGCCGCTGTTGCATCAGCTGCTGAAGCTGGCATTGCCTCCCCAGCTACAGATG AGTCTGAGGATGCCCTGTTAAAGATGTCTGTTTCGCATACAGACTCAGCCACACCTGCCCTACCAGATTTTAGCCGCATGACAGAGGATGAACAGATTGCCTATGCTCTGCAGATGTCCATGCAGGGAGCAGGagcag ACTTTGGTGCTGAGGACATGGATACAGGTGCTGACATGGACTCAAGTGAGGCTAAG GATGAAGAGGACTATGATGTTATGCAGGATCCGGAGTTCCTCCAGAGTGTCTTAGAAAACCTTCCTGGGGTCGACCCCAACAATGAGGCCATTCGTAATGCAATGGGCTCTCTAGCTTCCCAGACGGGGTCTAAACCCGAGAAGGACAAGAAGGAcgaggagaaaaagaaatga
- the znf687a gene encoding zinc finger protein 687a produces MGDMKTPDFDDLLAAFDIPDIDAKEAIQSSPEDERDEARTNAHGRESGSPSSFTGPPAPQSEPPVVSVIVKNTVRSESFEEEAKSVRDKTNNPSSSALASPVRVKLDDLTSELCPRLPTEAAVEAETTSGFEESPSSQQRQSSTETWPQVSPLKSTLSENESESDKGPEPGSSQHASDVMNSLRPLLHPKSPTTGVSTPPSPSFPASVSDHFSPHSPQQGGTCLQDNTLSPPLLQNDSMKTGIKQVMHTDDDDSESELVIQECPESIMSHPPKFKHRAKLPPALLGSPETTASLVPPELPFSTKPQYEEDGLPTTPTSPASAHQTQSPQDCLPPVSTSSASVQEEKYPEHVIDERESPESPPPSETGLLVQNRSSSPDLGSTPTLAANHEEFHHQEELMESEDCQEDKPGDGEEMSKKADGDGENLNTEKCDADTEDAASAAETVSSPLRPLKVKIKMPTGSITRTVTGVAPKRSGRASSKGVTGSKPSPQRHSTRSKRELLPETPLTAVEMLQDACAATLEGSSTVREKTTADTRSKVSPTAVSITKTAALPSVATSSSRVSPTTSNLRSLGQKTLNSGMTLPASLPLLPPQTSSRPASIVNSTGAIISKSQTNLVEAFNKILNSKNLLPSYKPNLSSPIPAEWGISLPAQGYRCLECGDSFALEQSLAQHYDRRSLRIEVTCNHCAKRLAFFNKCSLLLHAREHKDRGLIMQCSHLVMKPVPVEQMISQQEPSAASQANSKAPPQTHHAVAKKAETLQYTSNKCPECQAQFCSKEDLSEHFQEIKSAQSTPCSECSPPMLLPNSCSAAAHQRIHQNSSPHVCPECGGTAKPTQFKTHLDETCLHFSRRIGYRCSSCLVVFGGLNSVKSHIQQAHCDMFHKCPSCPMAFKSGPSIQNHITAQHPGLTEGHPMLIYKCVMCDTVFTHKPLLHAHFDTHLTNQKVHVFKCPECTKLFSQRNSLLDHFKTHKTSTLKAELPSLPGTASLKLESSDGDEKMRKEREEKVKTERMKTPSGWKCSSCNTCYTDREQYITHMSDRHGKILKKFPCNKCESSFTTTSSLRRHIRDKHKAMNRSFRCQFCTEGKKTFSSRAMLERHLQLRHSTETASQKTMMRGGDEADSSSEQDSGLGARKRRRGTVKVEQDEESADRISPVKKLQSYASSPSSALAPSSLPESGFRCAVCSFTSEDQAAFLEHISQHRRGGTEDGTLQCLQCGACFTSTFSLSRHRFITHKVRHVLTDNQQAPGAHPAPSLGNSRHHEDKSSLNGSAPASPSTQPSTGEGKEEEGALACKVCGKHFEKVTDLNTHFRTHGMAFISARNAGKTT; encoded by the exons ATGGGGGACATGAAGACCCCAGACTTTGATGATTTGTTGGCAGCTTTTGACATTCCTGACATTGATGCCAAAGAGGCCATTCAGTCTAGTCCAGAGGATGAACGGGATGAGGCCCGGACTAATGCGCATGGGAGAGAGAGTGGATCCCCTTCAAGCTTTACCGGCCCTCCTGCCCCTCAAAGTGAACCTCCTGTGGTCAGCGTTATTGTGAAGAACACAGTGCGATCAGAGTCTTTTGAAGAGGAGGCAAAGTCTGTCAGGGATAAAACAAACAATCCTTCAAGCAGTGCCTTAGCCTCTCCAGTACGGGTTAAATTGGATGACCTCACCTCCGAGCTTTGTCCCAGACTACCTACTGAGGCTGCCGTGGAGGCCGAGACAACCAGTGGCTTTGAGGAATCTCCCTCCAGCCAGCAGAGACAGTCTAGCACAGAAACATGGCCCCAGGTTTCACCTTTGAAGTCCACACTGAGTGAAAATGAGAGTGAAAGTGATAAAGGACCCGAGCCTGGATCTTCCCAGCATGCATCTGATGTTATGAACAGTTTAAGGCCCCTGCTACACCCCAAGTCGCCAACCACTGGTGTTTCCACCCCACCATCTCCTTCGTTCCCAGCCTCTGTGAGCGATCACTTTTCTCCTCACTCCCCTCAGCAGGGTGGAACCTGCCTCCAAGATAATACACTATCACCCCCATTACTACAAAATGATAGCATGAAAACTGGAATCAAGCAAGTTATGCACACAGATGACGATGACTCAGAATCAGAGCTGGTGATCCAGGAATGCCCAGAATCCATAATGTCTCACCCTCCTAAGTTTAAACACAGAGCAAAATTACCACCTGCGCTTCTTGGGTCTCCTGAAACTACTGCTAGTCTTGTTCCTCCTGAACTCCCTTTTTCCACAAAACCCCAATACGAGGAGGATGGCCTACCTACCACACCAACCTCTCCAGCCTCAGCTCATCAAACACAGAGTCCCCAGGACTGCCTCCCTCCTGTCAGCACCAGCTCTGCATCAGTCCAAGAAGAGAAATACCCAGAGCATGTGATTGATGAGAGGGAGTCACCTGAGAGCCCACCACCCAGCGAGACAGGTCTTTTAGTCCAAAATAGAAGCAGTAGTCCTGATTTGGGCTCAACACCAACTTTAGCTGCGAACCACGAGGAATTCCATCACCAGGAGGAGCTCATGGAGAGTGAGGACTGTCAAGAGGATAAGCCGGGTGACGGTGAAGAGATGAGTAAAAAGGCAGACGGCGATGGGGAAAATTTAAACACGGAAAAGTGTGATGCTGACACTGAGGATGCTGCAAGTGCCGCGGAGACGGTTTCATCTCCACTGCGACCACTCAAAGTTAAAATCAAAATGCCTACAGGCAGCATCACAAGGACTGTCACTGGTGTGGCACCTAAAAGAAGTGGAAGAGCCAGTAGCAAGGGCGTGACTGGGTCAAAACCATCACCGCAACGTCATAGCACAAGATCCAAAAGAGAACTGCTGCCGGAAACTCCTCTGACTGCAGTGGAGATGCTGCAGGATGCCTGTGCTGCAACACTAGAAGGCTCGAGTACAGTTAGGGAgaaaaccacagctgacaccaGGTCTAAAGTTTCCCCCACAGCAGTGAGCATCacaaaaactgcagcactgcCCTCCGTTGCTACCTCCTCCTCCAGAGTCAGCCCAACTACAAGCAACCTGCGCAGCCTGGGCCAAAAGACACTCAACAGTGGGATGACACTGCCTGCTTCTTTACCTCTGCTCCCTCCTCAAACCAGCAGCAGGCCAGCATCTATAGTCAACAGCACTGGGGCCATCATATCAAAGAGCCAGACCAACTTAGTGGAAGCTTTCAACAAAATCCTGAATAGCAAGAACCTGCTGCCCAGTTATAAGCCAAATCTGAGCTCCCCTATTCCTGCGGAGTGGGGCATTTCTCTACCAGCACAG GGTTACCGCTGTCTGGAGTGCGGCGATTCCTTCGCCCTGGAGCAGAGTTTGGCGCAGCACTACGATCGGCGCTCGCTCAGGATTGAGGTGACCTGCAATCACTGCGCCAAACGGCTGGCCTTCTTCAACAAGTGCAGCCTGCTCTTACATGCCAGAGAGCACAAGGACAGAGGCCTGATCATGCAGTGTTCACACTTGGTCATGAAACCAGTGCCAGTGGAGCAGATGATCAGCCAGCAGGAACCATCAGCAGCCA GCCAGGCCAACTCAAAGGCACCACCTCAGACACATCACGCTGTAGCTAAGAAAGCAGAAACACTGCAGTACACAAGTAACAAATGTCCTGAGTGTCAGGCTCAGTTCTGCAGTAAAGAAGATTTGTCTGAACATTTCCAAGAAATCAAGTCAGCGCAGAGCACC CCATGCTCTGAGTGCTCTCCTCCCATGCTGCTGCCCAACAGCTGCAGCGCAGCAGCTCATCAGCGCATCCATCAAAACTCTTCTCCACATGTGTGTCCAGAGTGCGGGGGCACAGCCAAGCCGACACAGTTCAAAACACATCTGGATGAGACCTGTTTGCACTTTTCCCGCCGCATTGGCTACAG ATGTTCTAGCTGCCTGGTGGTGTTTGGCGGGCTGAACTCGGTGAAGTCTCACATCCAGCAGGCTCACTGTGATATGTTCCACAAGTGCCCCAGCTGCCCCATGGCTTTCAAGTCTGGCCCCAGCATACAGAACCACATTACTGCCCAGCATCCGGGGCTCACTGAAGGACACCCGAT GCTGATCTATAAGTGCGTCATGTGCGACACAGTTTTTACACACAAGCCCCTGCTGCACGCCCACTTTGACACTCATTTAACCAATCAGAAGGTGCATGTGTTTAAGTGCCCCGAGTGCACCAAGCTGTTTTCTCAGAGGAATTCCCTGCTGGACCATTTCAAG ACCCACAAGACCTCCACATTAAAAGCAGAGCTACCTTCACTTCCAGGTACTGCTTCTCTGAAATTAGAGAGCTCTGATGGAGATGAAAAGATGcgtaaagagagagaagagaaagtgaAGACAGAAAGGATGAAGACCCCCTCAGGGTGGAAGTGTTCATCTTGCAACACATGCTACACAGACCGGGAGCAGTATATTACACATATGAGTGACCGGCATGGCAAG ATTTTGAAGAAGTTTCCCTGTAACAAATGCGAGAGCTCCTTCACCACCACCTCCAGTCTGAGGCGTCACATCAGAGATAAACACAAAGCCATGAACCGCAGCTTTCGCTGCCA gttttGCACTGAGGGTAAGAAAACCTTCAGCAGCAGAGCGATGTTGGAGAGGCACCTTCAGCTGAGGCACAGCACGGAAACTGCGAgccagaaaacgatgatg AGAGGCGGAGATGAGGCTGACAGTTCATCGGAACAGGACAGCGGATTGGGGGCTCGCAAGAGACGGAGAGGAACCGTGAAGGTGGAGCAGGATGAAGAGTCCGCAGATAGGATTAGTCCAGTGAAGAAGCTACAGTCCTACGCTTCCTCCCCCTCCTCAGCTCTCGCGCCTTCCTCTCTTCCTGAGTCTGGGTTTCGTTGTGCCGTCTGCAGCTTCACCTCAGAGGACCAGGCGGCGTTCCTGGAGCACATCAGCCAGCACAGGCGCGGAGGGACAGAGGATGGCACCCTGCAGTGCCTGCAGTGTGGCGCCTGCTTCACATCCACCTTCTCACTGTCACGCCATCGCTTCATCACCCACAAAGTGAGACATGTGCTCACTGACAACCAGCAGGCCCCCGGTGCGCACCCAGCACCCTCCCTTGGAAATAGTAGACACCACGAGGATAAGAGTTCTCTGAATGGTTCTGCACCAGCATCGCCCTCCACTCAACCCTCCACAGGAGAGgggaaagaagaggagggagcACTGGCCTGTAAGGTGTGTGgtaaacattttgaaaaggtCACAGATCTCAATACACACTTCAGAACTCATGGTATGGCTTTTATCAGTGCGAGGAACGCAGGAAAAACGACCTAA